From a single Nicotiana tomentosiformis chromosome 2, ASM39032v3, whole genome shotgun sequence genomic region:
- the LOC104115038 gene encoding protein LONGIFOLIA 2-like, whose amino-acid sequence MSARMLSSITEDHQKDLQKQIGCMNGLFQLFDRHHFLNGRRLHGQNHKRLLTGATDRMEPKCTVQPPTEKIRREAASTSKVSLSSESSKASSKLEQSKSSQQEQPSCSQSNMPETPSKIQPYKQPSSSSHSGRQSPDFRDVVKDSMHREARSLSVKTITKVEGRVHVMKHIDSPRPFQQSNCVKPSDGTRQVTAKFREAPCNSKEDKVGFLKHAPKDHPRFSYDERESREAMRSSMRLKDLPRLSLDSREQSFRSSASESRSNFLLGDHKRSSSVVAKLMGLEAFPNSIPSNETETVMPKSFPANDSVSVSTKTAEKSKNNQVTRSPQFNEKDFSSPRMKSTNSIMRAASTSRLPLEPAPWRQHEANRTFHKSSAINTDVELSVKTPKLSSSVYGEMEKRITELEFRKSGKDLRALKQILEAMQKTKARLKVQTEEQADSDANLEIVQKRQQCNLLSPTIKGTHPPKRSESLNMTLKQSREETADKKTWKDVTPRANNVRDSGWRLPSLGKKTKEGRSRAVQNPTLRQQKEGSYPALGRNSGTVSPRPQQKKKQSCPTTTSQEFSRVRRQSIKQSTEPGSSRRRLQAKPNNLLRVDEELSEISSGTRNFSEQGDAASVQSESNNSLSSHAEGEVTSRNLSFKVNAKRLEDAKDKSDMVRFNEDRPMAELAIATIEQPSPVSVLDATFYEEDSPSPVKKKTTAFRVEDAADELWYLDYQDHSPYGTRIDHGTKTNHKRFDRIKDLVHQLRLLDSDHEANMDRLESLSQNHNPDHRYITKVLLASGILKDVDSVSTAIQLQSSGHLIDPKLFHILEQTEEHSMPEYGHSKKSARIKFNQKMHRKNVFDTVDEILVRKLASESCLLQGRDRFSGQQLLRELKSDVDHLNAKKISMDSEDDELISILNADMRHQPEDWTNCQSEIPALILDVERLIYKDLITEIISDEAREQQIRPRRHCRQLFTK is encoded by the exons ATGTCAGCAAGAATGCTATCTTCTATAACAGAGGACCACCAAAAAGATCTACAGAAGCAAATTGGATGCATGAATGGGTTATTTCAGCTGTTCGATCGACACCATTTCCTCAATGGCAGACGTCTCCACGGTCAAAATCACAAAAGGCTACTTACAG GTGCCACGGATAGGATGGAGCCCAAATGTACAGTGCAACCACCTACG GAAAAGATTCGAAGGGAGGCGGCCAGCACTAGCAAAGTGTCGCTCTCAAGTGAGTCTTCCAAAGCCTCCTCAAAACTTGAACAAAGTAAAAGTTCACAACAAGAGCAACCTTCTTGCAGTCAAAGTAACATGCCAGAAACTCCTTCAAAAATCCAGCCATACAAACAGCCAAGTTCTTCATCTCATTCTGGCCGACAATCTCCTGATTTCCGGGATGTTGTTAAGGACTCCATGCACAGGGAAGCCCGTAGTTTATCTGTAAAAACCATCACCAAAGTGGAAGGTAGAGTCCATGTGATGAAGCACATAGATTCGCCGAGGCCATTTCAGCAGTCAAACTGTGTGAAGCCATCTGATGGAACAAGGCAAGTAACTGCTAAGTTTCGTGAAGCACCTTGCAACTCaaaagaagataaagttggtTTCCTAAAGCATGCACCAAAAGATCATCCACGTTTCTCTTATGATGAGAGAGAATCCAGAGAAGCGATGCGTTCTTCGATGAGGCTAAAGGATCTTCCCAGACTGTCACTGGACAGTAGAGAACAGTCCTTCAGGAGCTCTGCCTCTGAATCCAGATCAAATTTTCTTTTAGGAGATCATAAAAGATCTTCCAGCGTTGTAGCAAAGCTGATGGGATTGGAAGCTTTTCCAAATTCCATTCCCTCAAATGAAACCGAGACAGTGATGCCTAAGTCTTTCCCTGCCAATGATTCTGTTTCCGTATCAACGAAAACAGCTGAAAAGAGCAAGAATAATCAAGTCACACGGTCACCACAGTTTAATGAAAAGGATTTCAGCTCCCCACGAATGAAATCTACCAATTCAATCATGAGAGCAGCGTCAACTTCACGGCTTCCACTAGAACCTGCTCCCTGGAGGCAACATGAGGCCAACAGAACCTTCCACAAGTCATCTGCAATAAACACAGATGTGGAACTTTCGGTCAAGACTCCAAAGTTATCTTCCTCTGTCTATGGCGAAATGGAGAAAAGGATAACTGAACTTGAGTTTAGAAAATCTGGGAAGGATCTCAGAGCTCTGAAACAGATTCTTGAAGCAATGCAGAAGACAAAAGCAAGGTTAAAGGTCCAAACAGAAGAGCAGGCGGACTCTGACGCGAACTTGGAAATAGTGCAGAAAAGGCAGCAATGCAACCTGCTATCTCCAACCATAAAGGGAACTCACCCACCAAAAAGGTCAGAATCTTTAAATATGACTCTGAAACAATCCAGGGAGGAAACAGCTGACAAGAAAACTTGGAAAGACGTGACACCTAGAGCGAACAATGTCAGGGATTCTGGTTGGCGTCTTCCTTCCTTGGGCAAGAAGACAAAAGAAGGAAGATCAAGGGCAGTGCAAAACCCAACATTACGACAacaaaaggaaggaagttatccTGCATTAGGAAGGAATTCTGGAACTGTAAGTCCAAGACCACAACAGAAGAAGAAGCAATCTTGTCCAACCACTACATCACAAGAATTCAGCAGGGTCAGAAGGCAATCGATTAAGCAATCCACAGAACCAGGCTCTTCAAGAAGGAGACTGCAAGCAAAACCCAACAATCTGCTCCGAGTTGATGAGGAATTAAGTGAAATCAGCAGTGGCACAAGAAATTTCAGCGAGCAAGGTGATGCAGCTTCTGTGCAATCAGAAAGCAACAACAGTTTGAGCTCACATGCAGAGGGAGAAGTCACAAGCAGGAATCTTTCCTTTAAGGTTAATGCTAAAAGATTAGAGGATGCCAAAGACAAA AGTGACATGGTGAGGTTCAATGAAGACAGACCAATGGCTGAACTTGCAATTGCTACAATTGAACAACCAAGTCCTGTCTCCGTGCTTGATGCCACATTCTATGAAGAAGATTCACCATCTCCTGTGAAGAAGAAAACAACTGCATTTAGAG TTGAGGATGCTGCAGATGAGTTATGGTACCTAGATTACCAGGATCATTCACCGTACGGCACAAGGATAGATCATGGCACCAAGACCAACCACAAGAGATTCGACCGTATTAAGGACCTGGTTCACCAGCTCAGGCTACTGGACTCCGACCACGAAGCAAATATGGACCGACTTGAATCCTTGAGCCAGAATCATAATCCTGATCACAGATACATCACTAAGGTACTACTGGCATCTGGCATTCTCAAGGACGTGGACTCCGTATCCACGGCCATTCAGCTTCAATCATCCGGCCATCTGATCGATCCGAAGCTGTTTCATATCCTGGAACAGACTGAGGAACACAGTATGCCAGAATATGGACACAGTAAAAAGAGTGCTCGGATAAAGTTTAATCAGAAAATGCACAGAAAGAACGTCTTTGACACAGTCGATGAGATCCTTGTCCGCAAACTAGCTTCCGAAAGCTGTTTATTGCAGGGACGAGATCGTTTCAGTGGACAGCAGCTTCTGAGGGAACTGAAGTCAGACGTAGACCACCTTAATGCTAAGAAGATTAGCATGGACTCTGAAGATGATGAATTGATAAGTATTCTAAATGCAGATATGAGGCATCAGCCAGAAGATTGGACAAATTGTCAAAGTGAGATTCCAGCATTGATTTTGGATGTCGAGCGCTTAATATATAAAGACCTTATTACAGAAATAATTAGTGATGAAGCCAGAGAGCAGCAGATAAGACCAAGAAGGCATTGTAGACAACTATTTACTAAGTAA